One Streptosporangium sp. NBC_01495 DNA window includes the following coding sequences:
- a CDS encoding MFS transporter yields MTPSRGSWAPLRDPRFRLLWTGQALSYIGDSITAVALALAIVTATGSATDLGVVLAAQSIAMVALMLPGGVWADRLPRRRVMMGADVVRGLAHAAMGFELITGTVDIVHLAALAAVSGAGSAFFLPAATGLVPATVAAEHLPRANALMAIAQRGSVLLGPGIATALALTAGPGWALLLDAVTFTASAVLLGRLRLAPIPPAPRERFVRQLAEGWAQLRRHRWYWTNLVGHSMWNLSRCALITIGPVIAVTSLGGELAWGTIVQGGTVGALCGALLALRARPRKPLVAANIALALGALPLALLAAGAPALIVAAAYGLMTGGLAFMAPLWETAVQEHIPAEAISRVSAYDWLLSLGLTPLGMALAGPLAGAVGTAPALYGAAALLAVSCLGVLVLPDIRGLRQGSADTSLGTAPSSSRV; encoded by the coding sequence ATGACCCCTTCGCGCGGCTCCTGGGCCCCCTTGCGAGACCCCCGCTTCCGCCTGCTGTGGACCGGCCAGGCCCTGTCGTACATCGGCGACTCCATCACCGCGGTGGCCCTCGCGCTGGCGATCGTCACCGCGACGGGCTCGGCAACCGACCTCGGGGTGGTCCTGGCCGCCCAGTCGATCGCCATGGTGGCGCTGATGCTGCCCGGCGGTGTCTGGGCCGACCGGCTCCCGCGCCGTCGCGTGATGATGGGCGCGGACGTGGTACGCGGGCTCGCCCACGCCGCGATGGGCTTCGAGTTGATCACCGGCACGGTCGACATCGTCCACCTGGCGGCGCTGGCCGCCGTCTCGGGGGCCGGTTCCGCGTTCTTCCTGCCCGCCGCGACCGGTCTGGTGCCCGCCACCGTGGCGGCGGAGCACCTTCCTCGGGCCAACGCGCTCATGGCGATCGCCCAGCGCGGATCCGTGCTGCTCGGCCCAGGGATCGCCACCGCCCTCGCCCTGACCGCCGGCCCCGGCTGGGCGCTGCTCCTGGACGCCGTGACGTTCACGGCCAGCGCGGTGCTGCTGGGCCGGCTCCGGCTCGCGCCGATCCCGCCCGCGCCGCGCGAGCGGTTCGTCAGGCAGCTGGCGGAGGGCTGGGCGCAGCTGCGCCGCCATCGGTGGTACTGGACGAACCTCGTCGGCCACTCCATGTGGAACCTCAGCCGCTGCGCCCTGATCACGATCGGGCCGGTGATCGCCGTCACGAGTCTCGGCGGCGAGCTCGCCTGGGGCACGATCGTGCAGGGCGGCACGGTCGGCGCCCTGTGCGGCGCGTTGCTGGCGCTCCGGGCGAGACCGCGAAAGCCCCTGGTCGCGGCGAACATCGCGCTCGCGCTCGGCGCGCTGCCCCTGGCCCTGCTCGCCGCCGGGGCACCCGCGCTGATCGTCGCGGCGGCCTACGGGCTGATGACCGGCGGCCTGGCGTTCATGGCCCCCCTGTGGGAGACCGCCGTGCAGGAGCACATCCCGGCCGAGGCGATCTCACGGGTGTCGGCGTACGACTGGCTGCTCTCCCTCGGGCTGACTCCCCTCGGCATGGCGCTGGCCGGGCCGCTGGCCGGCGCGGTGGGCACGGCCCCCGCCCTGTACGGGGCGGCGGCGCTGCTGGCGGTCTCCTGTCTGGGGGTGCTGGTCCTGCCCGACATCCGCGGCCTCCGTCAGGGCTCGGCCGACACCAGTTTGGGCACCGCGCCGAGCAGCTCGCGGGTGTAG
- a CDS encoding ABC transporter permease — translation MSTLTLTRRRGLAAAGWLGPVVRRLGAGVAVLWAAATAAYLALLFAPGDTVDVLVGDGLDTPERRAQIVAEWGLDRSPLQQYGDYLLRLLQGDLGRSYILQRDVGEILASQIWPTIQLALTAATFGVVLALAFALTTAGRRSWLGGLVGLSELVVVSVPPFLIGILLLAVFSFTLGWFPVSGDKGLVSLVLPGLALGLPIAGVLGQVLREGLERALEEPFAVTARSRGITEWRLVARHALRHALLPAVTLTGWFTGFLLGGAIIVEAVFGRPGLGQVTVGAVTAKDLPLVMAVVLISALAYVTVSTIVDLAYLAIDPRLRRSR, via the coding sequence GTGAGCACTCTCACACTCACCCGGCGGCGGGGGCTGGCCGCCGCCGGGTGGCTCGGCCCGGTGGTCCGGCGGCTCGGAGCGGGCGTCGCCGTGCTCTGGGCCGCCGCCACCGCGGCCTACCTCGCCCTGCTGTTCGCCCCCGGCGACACGGTCGACGTGCTCGTCGGCGACGGTCTCGACACCCCCGAGCGGCGGGCGCAGATCGTCGCCGAGTGGGGGTTGGACCGCTCCCCGCTCCAGCAGTACGGCGACTATCTGCTCCGCCTGCTCCAGGGAGACCTGGGCCGCTCCTACATCCTGCAGCGCGACGTCGGCGAGATCCTGGCCTCCCAGATCTGGCCGACGATCCAGCTCGCACTCACCGCCGCGACCTTCGGGGTCGTCCTCGCCCTGGCGTTCGCCCTGACCACCGCCGGGCGCCGCTCCTGGCTCGGCGGCCTGGTCGGGCTGTCGGAGCTGGTCGTCGTCTCGGTGCCGCCGTTCCTCATCGGCATCCTGCTCCTCGCGGTCTTCTCCTTCACCCTCGGCTGGTTCCCCGTCTCCGGGGACAAGGGGCTCGTCTCCCTCGTACTGCCGGGGCTGGCGCTCGGGCTGCCGATCGCGGGGGTGCTCGGCCAGGTGCTCCGCGAGGGGCTGGAACGGGCGCTGGAGGAGCCGTTCGCGGTGACCGCCCGCTCGCGCGGCATCACCGAGTGGCGGCTCGTCGCCCGGCACGCCCTGCGGCACGCGCTGCTCCCCGCCGTCACCCTCACCGGCTGGTTCACCGGCTTCCTGCTCGGCGGCGCGATCATCGTGGAGGCCGTGTTCGGCCGCCCGGGGCTCGGCCAGGTCACCGTCGGCGCGGTGACCGCCAAGGACCTGCCCCTGGTGATGGCGGTCGTGCTGATCTCCGCCCTCGCCTACGTGACGGTCAGCACGATCGTCGACCTCGCCTACCTCGCGATCGACCCCCGCCTGAGGAGGAGCCGATGA
- a CDS encoding ABC transporter permease, with amino-acid sequence MTTITEVPGVVAAAPAAAGRRYGFSAPLVVPLLFLAVAAVAAVAPGLLTGVDPLAADPLHALAGPSAEHWFGTDHLGRDVLSRVVHGAGHSLSIGAAAVLLAAGAGTLLGVLAGLSPRYVDELLSRLFDVVATFPELLLALLVIAITGPGTGNVILAIGIAQIPNYARVVRAQTFVVRRSGYVEQAVTFGLARPVLVARHVLPNVLGPLPVLATIGMGTAIIATSGLSFLGMGPQPPSPEWGSMLSEARNYLRVAWWSVLFPGLSVTLTVISLTLVGRRLQRRFEGRTR; translated from the coding sequence ATGACGACGATCACGGAGGTCCCCGGTGTCGTGGCCGCCGCCCCCGCCGCGGCCGGGCGCCGGTACGGTTTCAGCGCGCCGCTGGTCGTACCGCTGCTGTTCCTGGCGGTCGCCGCGGTCGCGGCCGTGGCGCCCGGCCTGCTGACCGGTGTCGACCCGCTGGCCGCCGACCCGCTGCACGCGCTCGCCGGGCCGAGTGCCGAGCACTGGTTCGGCACCGACCACCTCGGCCGCGACGTGCTGTCGCGCGTCGTCCACGGCGCCGGGCACTCGCTGAGCATCGGCGCCGCCGCCGTCCTGCTCGCCGCGGGGGCCGGTACCCTGCTGGGCGTCCTGGCCGGGCTGTCCCCCCGCTACGTCGACGAGCTGCTCAGCCGCCTGTTCGACGTCGTGGCGACCTTCCCCGAACTGCTGCTCGCCCTGCTGGTCATCGCCATCACCGGTCCCGGCACCGGCAACGTGATCCTCGCGATCGGCATCGCGCAGATCCCCAACTACGCCCGCGTGGTCCGCGCCCAGACGTTCGTGGTGCGCCGCTCCGGCTACGTCGAGCAGGCGGTCACCTTCGGTCTGGCCAGGCCGGTACTCGTCGCCCGCCACGTGCTGCCCAACGTGCTGGGCCCCCTGCCGGTGCTCGCCACGATCGGCATGGGCACCGCCATCATCGCCACCTCCGGGCTCAGCTTCCTCGGCATGGGCCCGCAGCCGCCCAGCCCGGAGTGGGGCTCGATGCTGTCGGAGGCCCGCAACTACCTGCGCGTCGCCTGGTGGAGCGTGCTCTTCCCCGGCCTCTCCGTCACCCTGACCGTCATCAGCCTGACGCTCGTCGGGCGCCGCCTGCAGCGTCGTTTCGAGGGGAGAACCCGATGA
- a CDS encoding ABC transporter ATP-binding protein, with protein MSLIDVEDLRVGFPRAGVRAVRGVSLSIEAGECVAIVGESGSGKSVTARTLVGLTGPGAEVTASRFAVNGADALRFGARDWRRLRGRFAGLVLQDALTSLDPLRTVGDEIAEVLATHDVVPRAARKERVIELLEAVGVPEPEVRARQYAHQLSGGLRQRALIASAIAAGPPLIIADEPTTALDVTVQAQILRLLAARKAEGTALLMISHDLAVVSAVADRVLVMKDGVIVEEGPTGRVLSAPRHDYTRLLLAAVPSAASRGTRLSAVAAGGIALRTPLPERTVDHAAPILEVSGLSAAYGSRTVVDDVSFEVYPGETLGIVGESGSGKTTVARLVLGLLEPASGEVRLGGEPWSGIRERGRRSRRSRIQVISQNPLDSFDPRYTVGRLIAEPLRGVSFESGSHRGAPSESGPHRGASPGSGPHRGAPFDSGPHPRNPSGSGSLRDLLRASLHGPVSPGDSWGEESSPRGELFRGRPSSWRKDRVAELLDRVGLPADVADSHPRRLSGGQRQRVAIARALATRPDVLVCDEPVSALDVSIQAQVLDLLAEIQAADGTALIFISHDLGVVHHVADRVLVMRGGRVVEEGHVDEVFFLPRHDYTRELLGAVPKLVSAEP; from the coding sequence ATGAGCCTCATCGACGTCGAGGACCTGCGGGTCGGCTTCCCCCGGGCCGGGGTGCGGGCCGTACGGGGAGTGAGCCTGTCGATCGAGGCGGGCGAGTGCGTGGCGATCGTCGGGGAGTCCGGCTCCGGCAAGAGCGTCACCGCCAGGACCCTGGTCGGGCTGACCGGTCCCGGCGCCGAGGTCACGGCCTCCCGGTTCGCGGTGAACGGCGCGGACGCGCTCCGGTTCGGCGCCCGCGACTGGCGGCGGCTGCGCGGCCGGTTCGCGGGGCTGGTGCTCCAGGACGCGCTGACCTCGCTCGACCCGCTCCGTACCGTCGGCGACGAGATCGCCGAGGTGCTCGCCACCCATGACGTCGTACCCCGCGCCGCCCGGAAGGAGAGGGTGATCGAACTGCTGGAGGCGGTCGGGGTGCCGGAACCGGAGGTGCGGGCCCGGCAGTACGCCCACCAGCTGTCCGGGGGGCTGCGCCAGCGCGCCCTGATCGCCTCCGCCATCGCCGCGGGGCCGCCGCTGATCATCGCCGACGAGCCGACGACCGCACTCGACGTCACCGTGCAGGCCCAGATCCTGCGGCTGCTCGCCGCCCGCAAGGCCGAGGGCACCGCGCTGCTCATGATCAGCCACGACCTCGCTGTGGTCTCCGCCGTCGCCGACCGCGTACTGGTCATGAAGGACGGGGTGATCGTCGAGGAGGGGCCGACGGGACGCGTGCTGTCCGCGCCCCGGCACGACTACACCAGGCTGCTGCTCGCCGCCGTCCCCTCCGCCGCCTCGCGCGGCACCCGCCTGTCCGCCGTCGCCGCCGGGGGAATCGCGCTGCGCACCCCGCTGCCGGAGCGGACCGTCGACCACGCCGCGCCGATCCTGGAGGTCTCGGGGCTGTCGGCCGCGTACGGCTCGCGCACGGTGGTCGACGACGTGTCCTTCGAGGTCTACCCCGGTGAGACGCTCGGCATCGTGGGGGAGTCGGGTTCGGGGAAGACCACGGTCGCCCGGCTCGTCCTCGGCCTGCTCGAACCCGCCTCTGGGGAGGTCCGGCTGGGCGGCGAACCCTGGTCGGGGATCCGCGAGCGCGGGCGGCGGTCGCGCAGGTCCCGCATCCAGGTCATCTCCCAGAACCCGCTCGACTCCTTCGACCCCCGCTACACGGTGGGCCGCCTGATCGCGGAACCCCTCCGTGGCGTGTCCTTCGAGAGCGGGTCCCACCGTGGAGCCCCTTCCGAGAGCGGGCCGCACCGCGGGGCCTCCCCGGGGAGCGGGCCGCACCGTGGAGCCCCCTTCGACAGCGGGCCGCACCCCAGGAATCCCTCGGGGAGCGGGTCTCTGCGGGATCTTCTCCGTGCCTCCCTCCACGGACCCGTTTCCCCGGGGGATTCCTGGGGTGAGGAGAGCTCGCCGAGGGGTGAGCTCTTCCGGGGACGCCCGAGCTCGTGGAGAAAGGACCGGGTGGCCGAGCTGCTGGACCGGGTCGGCCTCCCGGCGGACGTCGCCGACTCGCACCCCCGGCGCCTGTCCGGCGGCCAGCGCCAGCGGGTGGCCATCGCCAGGGCCCTCGCCACCCGCCCCGACGTGCTCGTCTGCGACGAGCCGGTCTCCGCGCTGGACGTGTCGATCCAGGCCCAGGTGCTCGACCTGCTCGCGGAGATCCAGGCCGCCGACGGGACCGCGCTGATCTTCATCTCCCACGACCTAGGGGTGGTCCACCACGTCGCCGACCGGGTGCTGGTCATGCGCGGCGGGCGGGTCGTGGAGGAGGGGCACGTGGACGAGGTGTTCTTCCTGCCCCGGCACGACTACACCCGCGAGCTGCTCGGCGCGGTGCCCAAACTGGTGTCGGCCGAGCCCTGA